Proteins encoded together in one Cicer arietinum cultivar CDC Frontier isolate Library 1 chromosome 4, Cicar.CDCFrontier_v2.0, whole genome shotgun sequence window:
- the LOC101512715 gene encoding LOW QUALITY PROTEIN: uncharacterized protein (The sequence of the model RefSeq protein was modified relative to this genomic sequence to represent the inferred CDS: deleted 2 bases in 1 codon), whose protein sequence is MLFAVEGGGFFSASASGYSKGLSLLLLGQRNEDKPMRVAPWNQYQLVDQESDPELQLASTKNRLSRGCASFVCFGRTSAGPDTPSPLKVGPAQQHDVSPGLPVSNDEKDPSANVDDNNDGRKVTLKSSIKRPQINKSVPDEATNEQDASGGHRVCFPGDQAERRRVQWTDACGSELVEIREFEPSEVDGSDDEFDNGNDRLFLCHNVNWNFDRMIGSFIGTFTANTIHHSIEGKE, encoded by the exons ATGTTATTTGCAGTAGAAGGTGGAGGATTCTTCTCTGCTTCGGCTTCAGGGTATAGCAAGGGCCTGAGCCTTCTCCTATTGGGTCAGAGAAATGAGGATAAACCCATGAGAGTTGCACCGTGGAACCAGTACCAGTTGGTAGACCAAGAATCTGACCCTGAACTCCAGCTGGCTTCTACAAAGAATCGCCTCTCCCGCGGGTGTGCCTCCTTTGTGTGCTTTGGTCGCACTTCCGCAGGGCCTGATACTCCATCTCCTCTTAAAGTTGGCCCTGCCCAACAGCATGATGTTTCCCCTGGGCTACCAGTTTCAAACGATGAAAAGGATCCCTCTGCTAATGTAGATGATAATAATGATGGTAGAAAGGTCACACTTAAAAGTAGCATTAAAAGGCCACAAATTAATAAATCTGTTCCTGATGAGGCTACTAATGAACAAGATGCATCAGGTGGACATAGGGTTTGTTTTCCTGGTGATCAAGCAGAGAGAAGAAGAGTGCAGTGGACAGATGCTTGTGGTAGTGAGCTTGTTGAAATACGAGAATTTGAGCCCAG TGAAGTGGATGGTTCAGACGATGAATTTGATAATGGAAATGACAGA TTGTTCCTGTGCCATAATGTAAATTGGAATTTTGATAGGATGATTGGGTCATTCATTGGGACATTCACTGCGAACACAATCCATCACTCCATTGAAGGCAAAGAGTAA
- the LOC101512401 gene encoding UDP-rhamnose/UDP-galactose transporter 6: MAPSSKAEKKAAVDAAAWMFNVVTSVGIIIVNKALMAGYGFSFATTLTGLHFVTTTLMTVILRMLGYVQPSHLPLSELLKFVIFANFSIVGMNVSLMWNSVGFYQIAKLSMIPVSCLLEVALDKIRYSRDTKLSIGVVLLGVGVCTVTDVSVNTKGFVAAFIAVWSTSLQQYYVHYLQRKYSLSSFNLLGHTAPAQAGSLLLLGPFLDYWLTNNRVDQYAYDAGSLTFIILSCTIAVGTNLSQFICIGRFTAVSFQVLGHMKTILVLIMGFFFFGREGLNLHVVVGMIIAVVGMMWYGNASSKPGGKERWSHSLPTSKTESR; encoded by the exons ATGGCTCCTTCTAGCAAAGCTGAGAAGAAGGCAGCCGTAGATGCTGCCGCATGGATGTTCAATGTTGTCACTTCTGTTGGAATTATCATTGTAAACAAAGCTTTGATGGCTGGTTATGGCTTCAGTTTTG CTACAACGTTAACGGGTCTTCATTTTGTTACTACAACTTTGATGACGGTCATACTTCGGATGCTGGGATATGTCCAGCCTTCTCATCTTCCCTTGTCCGAACTTCTAAAATTTGTTATCTTTGCTAACTTCTCTATAGTTGGAATGAATGTCAGTCTAATGTGGAACTCAGTTGGATTCTATCAA ATTGCCAAATTGAGTATGATCCCTGTATCCTGCTTGTTGGAAGTTGCTTTGGACAAGATTCGATATTCAAGAGACACAAAATTGAGCATAGGTGTTGTTCTTTTGGGCGTTGGTGTTTGCACTGTTACTGACGTGAGTGTAAACACGAAAGGTTTCGTTGCCGCTTTTATAGCAGTGTGGAGTACATCTCTGCAGCAATAT TATGTTCATTATCTTCAACGGAAGTATTCACTAAGTTCTTTCAACCTTTTGGGACATACAGCACCCGCACAGGCCGGATCGCTACTGTTATTGGGGCCCTTCCTAGACTATTGGTTGACGAACAACAGAGTTGACCAATATGCTTATGATGCAGGCTCTTTG ACTTTCATAATCCTGTCATGCACTATCGCAGTTGGAACCAACCTCAGCCAATTTATCTGCATTGGAAGATTTACTGCTGTATCTTTTCAAGTACTTGGCCACATGAAAACAATACTTGTTTTAATAATGGGATTCTTTTTCTTTGGGAGGGAAGGTCTCAATCTTCATGTAGTTGTAGGGATGATAATAGCTGTGGTTGGAATGATGTGGTATGGCAATGCCTCATCAAAGCCTGGTGGAAAGGAACGTTGGAGTCACTCTCTCCCGACGAGCAAAACAGAAAGCCGATGA
- the LOC101512073 gene encoding small ribosomal subunit protein uS13z/uS13y/uS13x-like, protein MSLVANEEFQHILRVLNTNVDGKQKIMFALTSIKGIGRRFANICCKKADVDMNKRAGELSAAELDNLMTVVANPRQFKIPDWFLNRKKDYKDGKFSQVVSNSLDMKLRDDLERLKKIRNHRGLRHYWGLRVRGQHTKTTGRRGKTVGVSKKR, encoded by the exons ATG TCTTTGGTGGCAAACGAAGAATTTCAGCACATTTTGCGTGTGCTGAACACTAACGTTGATGGCAAACAAAAGATAATGTTCGCACTCACCTCCATTAAGGGTATTGGAAGGCGATTTGCCAACATTTGCTGTAAGAAGGCTGATGTTGACATGAACAAGAG GGCCGGTGAATTGAGTGCTGCAGAGTTGGATAATTTGATGACAGTGGTTGCAAACCCACGTCAATTCAAGATCCCAGATTGGTTTTTGAATAGGAAGAAGGATTATAAGGATGGAAAGTTCTCTCAAGTTGTTTCCAATTCACTTGACATGAAGTTGAGGGATGATTTGGAGAGACTCAAGAAAATTAG AAACCACCGTGGTTTGAGGCACTACTGGGGCCTTCGTGTTCGTGGTCAGCATACCAAGACTACTGGCCGCAGGGGAAAGACTGTTGGTGTCTCAAAGAAGCGTTAA